A region from the Leptospira ellinghausenii genome encodes:
- a CDS encoding glycosidase: MNPNYLELFLRYNRNPILKASMWPYPVHTVFNPGATLLKNGNTLLLCRMEDRKGLSQLGIARSENGLDLWSIDPSPFMTAEPEIHPAECWGIEDPRITYIKELNQYLICYVSYGKTGPSVSLAMTENFEQQRKLGMVLKPNDKDAAIFPRKIGDKWVMLHRPIDQNNANIWISYSEDLMHWRDRKLVLGRRKGGWWDAEKIGLGTPPIETKEGWLIIYHGVKKTASGYIYRIGLALLDLDYPDICIKRTNDWIFAPETDYERFGDVKDVVFPCGLTLLADNDTIHLYYGAADTSIGVATGSLRNILDWLRNQ; this comes from the coding sequence ATGAATCCCAACTATTTGGAATTATTTCTAAGATATAATAGAAATCCTATCCTAAAAGCAAGTATGTGGCCATATCCTGTTCATACTGTATTTAACCCTGGAGCGACTCTTTTGAAAAATGGAAATACTTTACTTCTCTGCCGCATGGAAGATCGAAAAGGGTTATCACAACTAGGGATTGCTCGGTCGGAAAATGGATTAGACCTATGGTCAATTGATCCCAGTCCATTTATGACAGCGGAACCAGAAATACACCCTGCAGAATGTTGGGGAATTGAAGATCCAAGGATAACATATATTAAAGAACTAAATCAATATTTAATTTGTTACGTTTCTTACGGAAAAACTGGTCCTTCTGTATCACTAGCAATGACCGAAAATTTTGAACAACAAAGAAAACTTGGAATGGTTTTAAAACCTAACGATAAAGATGCGGCTATATTCCCAAGAAAGATTGGGGACAAGTGGGTGATGCTTCACAGGCCGATCGACCAAAATAATGCCAATATTTGGATATCCTATTCCGAAGATTTAATGCATTGGCGAGATCGGAAACTTGTTTTGGGAAGAAGGAAAGGTGGTTGGTGGGATGCTGAAAAAATTGGTTTAGGTACACCCCCTATTGAAACAAAGGAAGGTTGGCTCATAATCTACCATGGAGTTAAAAAGACTGCATCTGGTTATATATATCGAATTGGTTTAGCATTATTGGATTTGGATTATCCAGATATTTGTATCAAGAGAACAAATGACTGGATCTTCGCGCCCGAAACTGATTACGAAAGATTTGGCGATGTCAAAGATGTAGTATTCCCATGTGGTTTAACTTTATTAGCAGACAATGATACAATCCATTTATACTACGGTGCAGCCGATACAAGTATTGGAGTGGCTACAGGAAGTCTTCGCAACATACTCGACTGGTTACGGAACCAATAA